From a single Brassica napus cultivar Da-Ae chromosome C9, Da-Ae, whole genome shotgun sequence genomic region:
- the LOC106365993 gene encoding transcription initiation factor TFIID subunit 5, with product MDPEQVDEFVMGYLKKKGFNSAAKQLQEALHHNNGGTFNSTDYHNDPELTKLIRSFSQSENDPTRYRDGYSKLRSWAYNSLDLYKHELLRVMYPVFIHCYMDLVGKGHTQEARSFFNSFRRDHEMIHLRDLQKLEGVLVPSHLEEMEFARSLRQSKVNIKICQYSYDLLLQYLHRTESTLMLGIINEHINFQVYSGQPNSSSDDIDAVTIVGSFQETADHVNQKEIQWGLLEDSLEDRLEKTGSLLSDSEKGQGESKDGDIDDSKKRSNEIGKQGSSLKKLKKDKAGNATAKVARQETSIVSPAPRVKPELALPVMSTDVEESILEDLRNRVQLSSVAMPSVSFYTFVNTHNGLNCASISHDGSLVAGGFSDSSIKVWDMAKIGQAGSGALQGESDTNDQNVGPNGRRNYTLLLGHSGPVYSATFSPPGDFVLSSSADTTIRLWSTQLNANLVCYKGHNYPVWDVQFSPFGHYFASCSHDRTARIWSMDRVQPLRIMAGHLSDVDCVQWHPNCNYIATGSSDKTVRLWDVQTGECVRIFIGHRSMVLSLAMSPDGRYMASGDEDGTIMMWDLSTARCITPLMGHNSCVWSLSYSGEGSLLASGSADCTVKLWDVTSSTKLTKAEEKNGNSNRLRSLRTFPTKSTPVHALRFSRRNLLFAAGALAKPAS from the exons atggatCCAGAGCAAGTAGACGAGTTCGTAATGGGCTACTTGAAGAAGAAGGGCTTCAACAGCGCAGCTAAACAGCTTCAAGAAGCTCTTCACCACAACAATGGTGGCACCTTCAATTCCACGGATTACCATAACGATCCTGAGCTCACCAAGCTCATCCGCTCCTTCTCCCA ATCAGAGAATGATCCAACTCGGTACCGGGACGGTTACAGCAAACTTAGGTCATGGGCTTATAACTCGTTGGATCTATATAAA CATGAATTGCTGCGAGTGATGTATCCAGTGTTTATTCATTGTTACATGGACCTGGTTGGTAAAGGGCACACTCAAGAAG CGAGATCCTTCTTCAACAGCTTCCGCAGAGATCATGAAATGATACATTTAAGGGATCTTCAGAAGCTGGAAGGCGTTCTTGTTCCTTCTCATCTAGAG GAGATGGAGTTTGCTCGTTCTCTTAGACAAAGCAAGGTCAACATCAAGATTTGTCAG TATTCGTATGATCTGTTGCTTCAGTATCTACATAGGACGGAATCTACTTTAATGCTCGGTATTATTAACGAGCACATCAATTTCCAAG TCTACTCGGGACAGCCTAATTCCTCATCTGATGACATAGACGCTGTCACCATTGTTGGAAGTTTTCAGGAGACAGCTGATCACGTCAATCAAAAAGAAATACAGTGGGGA TTGCTTGAAGACTCGCTGGAAGATCGCCTCGAGAAGACGGGAAGTCTACTGTCTGATTCTGAGAAGGGACAAGGAGAAAGTAAAGACGGGGACATTGATGATAGTAAG AAAAGATCCAACGAAATTGGAAAGCAAGGCTCTTCCTTAAAAAAGTTAAAGAAGGACAAAGCAGGAAATGCAACAGCAAAAGTTGCACGTCAGGAGACCAGCATAGTATCGCCGGCACCACGTGTGAAACCGGAACTTGCCTTGCCAGTCAT GTCAACGGATGTAGAGGAATCCATCCTTGAAGACCTGAGAAACCGTGTGCAGTTGAGTAGTGTTGCAATGCCATCTGTCAGCTTTTATACATTTGTTAATACTCATAACGG GTTAAACTGTGCATCTATATCTCATGATGGTTCTCTGGTTGCTGGTGGGTTCTCAGATTCATCAATAAAG GTCTGGGACATGGCGAAGATAGGACAAGCTGGCAGTG GTGCTTTGCAAGGTGAAAgtgatacaaatgatcaaaacgtTGGACCAAATGGCAGAAGAAATTATACATTATTACTGGGTCACTCAGGGCCAGTTTACTCGGCCACTTTCAGTCCACCTGGAGATTTTGTATTATCTTCTTCAGCAGATACAACGA TACGGCTGTGGAGCACACAACTAAATGCCAATCTTGTGTGCTACAAAGGTCACAATTACCCTGTGTGGGATGTCCAG TTTAGCCCTTTTGGGCATTACTTTGCAAGCTGTTCTCATGATCGCACTGCACGGATTTGGTCAATGGACCGAGTACAACCTCTGCGGATAATGGCAGGGCATCTATCTGATGTTGAT TGTGTACAGTGGCATCCCAATTGTAACTACATTGCAACCGGTTCTAGTGATAAGACGGTTAGACTCTGGGATGTTCAAACAGGAGAATGTGTCAGGATATTCATTGGACACAGGAGCATGGTTTTATCATTGGCGATGTCTCCAGATGGGAGGTATATGGCCTCTGGTGATGAAGATGGAACTATAATGATGTGGGACCTCTCAACAGCTCGCTGCATCACACCTCTCATGGGCCATAATTCATGTGTATGGAGTCTCTCTTACAG CGGCGAGGGGTCTCTTCTGGCTTCTGGATCTGCGGACTGCACAGTGAAACTGTGGGACGTCACCTCAAGTACCAAATTGACCAAGGCCGAGGAAAA AAATGGAAACTCGAACAGACTGCGCTCGCTCAGGACTTTCCCCACCAAGTCCACACCAGTTCACGCTCTCAGA TTTTCTCGGAGAAATCTGCTGTTTGCTGCAGGAGCGCTCGCTAAACCCGCAAGCTGA
- the LOC106364063 gene encoding cytochrome P450 71B13-like encodes MIMWYIIVAVVIFASLLVARNMRKNKKNLPPGPPRLPIIGNLHQLGSKPQRSMLELSGKYGPLMSLKFGNVPTVVASSPETVKDVLRTFDADCCSRPYLTYAARVSYNLNDLAFSPYSKYWREVRKMTVLELYTAKRVQSFRHIREEEVASLVEFVKESASLGNKVNLSNTLMKLSGSVICRVGFGINLKGSKLEDTYEEVIRETMEVLGSFAAADYLPIIGRIIDRVTGLHSKCEKVYKAMDAFFEHSIKQHMEDESLKDDIIALLLKMERGEAELGEYRLTRNHTKGILLNVLIAGIDTSGHTITWAMTHMITNPRVLKKAQAEVREVIKNKDNITEEDIEQLEYLKMVVKETVRINPLVPLLIPREASKDIKIAGYDVPKKTWIHVNIWGVHRNPNVWNDPEAFIPERFLDNEIDYKGLNFELLPFGSGRRMCPGMGMGMALAHLTLINLLYRFDWKLPEGMEIEDVDLEESYGLVSPKKVPLQLVPVLTQWS; translated from the exons ATGATTATGTGGTATATCATTGTTGCTGTCGTCATCTTTGCATCGTTACTCGTTGCAAGGAACATgagaaagaacaagaagaatCTACCTCCTGGACCACCAAGACTTCCTATAATTGGAAACTTGCACCAACTAGGATCCAAGCCCCAACGTTCGATGCTCGAACTATCTGGAAAGTATGGACCTCTCATGTCTCTCAAGTTTGGAAACGTGCCTACCGTCGTGGCGTCATCTCCAGAGACGGTGAAGGATGTCTTAAGAACATTCGACGCAGATTGTTGTTCGCGACCGTACTTGACGTATGCCGCAAGAGTTTCATACAACTTAAACGACCTAGCCTTTTCTCCTTATAGCAAGTACTGGAGGGAAGTACGGAAGATGACGGTTCTTGAGCTCTACACGGCGAAAAGGGTGCAATCGTTTCGGCatataagagaagaagaagttgctTCCTTGGTCGAGTTCGTGAAGGAGTCTGCTTCATTGGGGAACAAGGTTAACTTGAGCAACACGTTAATGAAACTGTCTGGAAGTGTGATATGCAGAGTAGGGTTTGGGATAAATCTCAAAGGGAGCAAACTCGAGGACACGTACGAGGAAGTCATTCGAGAAACCATGGAGGTGTTGGGGAGCTTCGCAGCAGCTGATTACCTCCCTATCATTGGTCGAATCATCGATAGGGTCACGGGGTTACATAGCAAATGTGAGAAGGTTTATAAGGCAATGGATGCATTTTTCGAACATTCTATAAAGCAACATATGGAAGATGAGAGTCTTAAAGATGATATCATTGCCTTGCTTCTCAAAATGGAAAGGGGAGAGGCTGAACTTGGAGAGTATCGACTTACTAGAAACCACACCAAAGGGATTCTTCTA AATGTTCTTATTGCTGGAATAGACACTTCTGGCCACACAATAACATGGGCGATGACACACATGATCACAAACCCAAGAGTTTTAAAGAAAGCACAAGCCGAGGTAAGAGAAGTGATCAAAAACAAAGACAATATCACAGAAGAAGATATAGAACAACTCGAGTATCTCAAAATGGTGGTTAAAGAGACGGTAAGGATCAACCCACTTGTACCACTTCTAATCCCAAGAGAGGCTTCAAAGGATATAAAGATCGCGGGTTACGATGTTCCTAAGAAAACATGGATCCATGTCAACATTTGGGGTGTTCATAGGAATCCAAACGTTTGGAATGATCCAGAAGCATTCATCCCCGAGAGGTTCTTGGACAATGAGATTGACTACAAGGGTTTGAACTTTGAGTTGTTGCCGTTTGGTAGCGGAAGGAGGATGTGTCCTGGTATGGGGATGGGTATGGCTTTGGCACACTTGACTCTTATCAACCTTCTTTATCGATTTGATTGGAAGCTTCCAGAAGGGATGGAGATAGAAGATGTTGATCTTGAAGAATCGTATGGGCTTGTGTCTCCTAAGAAAGTTCCGCTTCAGCTTGTCCCGGTCCTTACTCAGTGGAGTTAA
- the LOC106365995 gene encoding early nodulin-like protein 3, with amino-acid sequence MAKITLVDTSCLLSFFLLLLADLSCCKEILVGGKHTAWKIPSSPSDSLNKWAESLRFHVGDSLVWKYDGEKDSVLQVTKDAYINCNTTNPVASYSNGDTKVKLERSGPFFFISGSKSNCVQGEKLHIVVMSSRGGFFTGGSAPSPAPSPALLEAQAVPPATGSASSLTSRVGVLGFVGLAIVLV; translated from the exons ATGGCTAAGATAACTCTTGTTGATACTTCCTGTCTATTATCCTTCTTCTTGTTATTGTTGGCTGATCTCTCCTGTTGCAAAGAAATTCTGGTCGGAGGCAAACACACTGCTTGGAAAATCCCTTCCTCACCCTCTGATTCACTCAACAAATGGGCTGAGAGTTTGCGGTTTCATGTTGGAGACTCTCTCG TGTGGAAGTACGATGGGGAGAAGGATTCGGTTCTGCAAGTGACAAAAGATGCGTACATTAACTGCAACACCACAAACCCAGTAGCTAGCTACAGCAATGGAGACACTAAGGTGAAGCTAGAGAGATCTGGacctttcttcttcatcagtgGCTCTAAGAGCAACTGTGTCCAAGGCGAGAAGCTCCACATTGTTGTCATGTCATCTCGTGGTGGTTTCTTCACTGGGGGCTCTGCTCCTTCTCCTGCACCTTCTCCTGCTCTTTTGGAAGCTCAAGCTGTTCCTCCTGCAACTGGTTCTGCTTCTTCTCTGACTAGTAGAGTTGGGGTTTTGGGATTTGTTGGATTAGCAATCGTTTTGGTCTGA
- the LOC106365994 gene encoding nuclear nucleic acid-binding protein C1D — protein sequence MEGGGGGSRSAAAGVVPESAMEAVKQTLSHLEELKRQLEQMMTSLAKPEALSQMQPLQRAKTMYFLAESTTTIFTLRLRCAGVNPDDHRVKSEIERLNVYRDKLQRCMDRSKEPLRQTTVLNRQAATRFIEHSLPDLTSAQKQNIRDLSIGEKSSMTYSATTAKKRKCQSDEKQSVQSAAKEFLEKAARELNNGDNEDGLKGPLMAAADGSNDAVSNS from the exons ATGGAAGGAGGTGGAGGAGGAAGTAGAAGCGCCGCCGCGGGAGTTGTCCCGGAGTCAGCTATGGAGGCTGTGAAACAAACTCTATCCCACCTCGAGGAACTGAAACGGCAGCTCGAGCAGATGATGACGTCTTTAGCTAAGCCAGAGGCTCTTTCCCAAATGCAGCCACTGCAGAGGGCTAAGACTATGTACTTTCTAGCCGAATCCACCACAACGATTTTCACTC TGAGGCTGAGGTGTGCTGGTGTTAACCCCGATGATCATCGTGTGAAATCTGAAATT GAGAGGCTAAACGTTTACAGAGACAAGTTGCAGCGGTGTATGGATCGAAGTAAAG AACCGTTGCGTCAGACTACAGTCTTAAACCGTCAGGCAGCTACACGTTTCATCGAACACTCTTTGCCTGATCTTACATCTG CTCAAAAGCAAAACATCAGAGACCTGAGTATAGGAGAGAAATCAAGTATGACATATTCAGCAACAACTGCGAAAAAGAGGAAATGCCAATCAGATGAGAAACAGTCTGTTCAGTCAGCTGCAAAGGAGTTTCTTGAAAAGGCAGCTCGTGAGCTTAATAATGGTGACAATGAAGATGGTTTGAAGGGCCCTCTAATGGCAGCAGCCGATGGTTCAAATGATGCTGTTTCCAATAGTTAG
- the LOC106365996 gene encoding protein RRC1 produces the protein MSSFSITRKKTPFQKHKEEEEARKKKAEDETARLYQEFVESFQGESGTKTFVRGGTINPGDKPKADSEGEKSKDGGSVSKKGSRYVPSFLPPPMASKGKETERKREEERPKERDKGKTRNIDNFMEELKREQEMRERRNQDRDRQGDSSPTSRFDELPDDFDPTGRLGSFDDGDPQTTNLYVGNLSPKVDENFLLRTFGRFGPIASVKIMWPRTDEEKRRQRNCGFVSFMHRADGQAAKDEMQGIIVYDYELKIGWGKAVSLPSQALPAPPPGHMAIRSKEGCNLIFSGQSGPPIITSVPTQNSELFLTPNVPDITVVTPENEHLRHVIDTMALYVLDGECAFEQAIMERGRGNPLFSFLFELGSKEHTYYVWRLYSFAQGDTLQRWRTEPYIMITGSGRWIPPPLPVNKSLEHEKESTSTYAAGRSRRAEVERPLTDPQRDDFEDMLRALTLERSQIKEAMGFSLDNADAAGEVVEVLTESLTLKETSIPTKVARLLLVSDILHNSSAPVKNASAYRTKFEATLPDIMESFNDLYRSITGRITAEALKERVLKVLQVWADWFLFSDAYISGLRTTFLRSGISGVTSFHSICGDAPEIEKKGYNDISDIGYPDSALAIGKEGARQELMDLPISELERRCRHNGLSLVGGRVVMVARLLSLEDTEKQRGYEVADEISKYPQQDHSTWEEVRNVTEVEMKEPMSLTTTIPIPQPELKAFVGKEKSDLLLTASKWAKEDDEADDEQQKNYSPGSGNAGGITFKADDEDLKDSDRVRTQPDNGMDEEQRQKRRRIEVALIEYRETLEEQGMKNSEEIEKKVEIKRRRLEVDYGLTASNEGNKNKKSTVERKERPPEDSRESSKKRQRGENQSASPPRKSSTRERDHDLDRDRDRGRLRDRDRQHDLNRDRDRREKSLSHERDDHDKSRERDREWRRRGTR, from the exons ATGAGCTCGTTCTCGATCACCCGTAAGAAAACGCCGTTCCAGAAACacaaggaggaagaagaagccagGAAGAAG AAAGCTGAGGATGAGACGGCTCGTCTCTATCAGGAGTTCGTGGAGTCGTTTCAAGGGGAGAGTGGGACCAAGACTTTTGTTCGAGGCGGCACTATTAACCCCGGCGACAAGCCTAAAGCTGATTCCGAAG GTGAAAAGTCCAAAGATGGGGGTTCGGTTTCAAAGAAGGGAAGTAG GTATGTGCCCTCTTTTCTTCCTCCACCAATGGCATCTAAGGGTAAAGAAACAGAGAGGAAG AGGGAGGAGGAGAGACCTAAGGAGAGAGATAAGGGAAAGACTCGAAACATAGATAATTTCATGGAGGAGCTGAAACGTGAACAAGAAATGAGGGAAAGACGTAACCAGGATCGTGACCGTCAGGGCGATAGCTCG CCTACTAGCCGCTTTGATGAGCTACCTGATGATTTTGATCCCACTGGAAGGCTAGGATCGTTTGATGATGGTGACCCACAAACTACAAATTTGTATGTTGGCAATCTATCCCCAAAG GTTGATGAGAACTTCCTTTTGCGCACGTTTGGAAGATTTGGGCCCATAGCTAGTGTCAAGATTATGTGGCCAAGAACAGATGAGGAGAAGAGGCGACAAAGAAACTGTGGGTTTGTTTCCTTCATGCATAGAGCTGATGGACAAGCTGCAAAAGATGAAATGCAAG GGATCATCGTGTACGATTATGAATTGAAGATTGGTTGGGGTAAAGCGGTTTCTCTACCATCACAAGCATTACCCGCTCCACCACCTGGACATATGGCTATTCGTAGTAAGGAG GGCTGCAACTTGATTTTTTCTGGTCAATCGGGTCCACCAATAATAACTTCTGTTCCAACTCAAAACTCTGAGCTG TTTCTTACCCCCAATGTTCCGGATATCACTGTTGTTACACCTGAGAACGAGCACCTTAGACATGTGATTGATACAATGGCTCTCTATGTTCTGGATGGTGAATGTGCGTTTGAACAAGCTATCATGGAGAGGGGCCGTGGGAATCCACTCTTTAGTTTCTTGTTTGAGCTGGGATCAAAGGAGCATACTTACTACGTCTGGAGACTCTATTCTTTTGCTCAG GGTGATACACTTCAAAGGTGGAGAACAGAGCCGTATATCATGATAACTGGTAGTGGAAG atggaTACCACCACCACTACCTGTAAATAAGAGCCTGGAGCATGAAAAAGAGTCGACAAGCACATATGCAGCGGGAAGAAGCAGG CGTGCGGAAGTTGAGAGGCCTCTGACGGATCCTCAAAGGGATGACTTCGAGGACATGTTGCGTGCTCTAACTCTAGAAAGGAGCCAAATAAAAGAAGCTATGGGCTTCTCTTTAGATAATGCAGATGCAGCTGGAGAG GTTGTTGAAGTTCTGACGGAGTCCCTGACACTAAAAGAGACATCAATTCCAACTAAAGTTGCTAGACTCCTGCTTGTGTCTGATATTCTTCATAATAGCAGCGCACCTGTTAAAAATGCATCTGCATACCGAACCAAGTTCGAAGCAACACTTCCCGATATAATGGAAAGCTTCAATGATCTTTACCGGAGCATAACTGGAAGAATTACTGCTGAGGCTCTAAAA GAACGGGTTCTCAAAGTTCTGCAAGTATGGGCGGATTGGTTTCTCTTTTCAGATGCATACATATCTGGACTACGTACAACATTTCTTCGTTCGGGAATCTCTGGTGTTACCTCATTTCATTCTATCTGCGGCGATGCACCAGAGATAGAGAAGAAAGGTTACAATGATATCAGCGATATTGGTTATCCAGATAGTGCACTGGCAATAGGCAAAGAGGGTGCAAGGCAAGAGCTGATGGATTTACCAATTTCTGAGCTTGAAAGACGCTGCCGACACAATGGACTGTCTCTTGTAGGGGGTAGAGTAGTGATGGTTGCTCGGCTACTGAGCCTTGAAGACACAGAGAAACAACGTGGATATGAAGTAGCGGATGAAATTTCAAAGTATCCGCAGCAAGACCATTCAACTTGGGAAGAAGTTAGGAATGTGACTGAGGTTGAAATGAAAGAGCCTATGAGTCTGACCACGACAATACCAATCCCTCAGCCTGAGCTGAAAGCCTTTGTGGGAAAGGAGAAGAGTGACCTCCTATTGACAGCTTCAAAATGGGCTAAGGAGGATGACGAAGCTGACGATGAACAACAGAAGAACTACTCTCCGGGAAGCGGCAATGCTGGTGGGATAACTTTTAAGGCTGATGACGAGGATCTCAAGGATAGTGATCGTGTTCGTACCCAACCTGACAATGGAATGGACGAGGAACAAAG ACAAAAGCGGAGACGCATAGAAGTTGCGTTGATAGAGTATCGTGAAACTCTCGAGGAACAGGGGATGAAAAACTCCGAGGAGATAGAGAAAAAAGTTGAAATCAAACGAAGGAGGCTTGAAGTTGATTATGGCTTAACAGCATCTAACGAGGGCAACAAAAATA AGAAATCAACTGTAGAGCGGAAGGAGAGGCCTCCTGAAGATTCTCGGGAATCGTCTAAAAAGCGACAGCGTGGGGAAAACCAGAGCGCAAGTCCACCAAGGAAATCATCAACAAGGGAGAGAGATCATGACTTGGACCGAGACAGGGACAGGGGGAGACTCAGAGACAGAGATAGGCAACATGATTTGAACAGAGATCGAGACCGACGTGAAAAGAGTTTAAGCCACGAGCGAGACGATCATGATAAaagcagagagagagacaggGAGTGGCGCAGACGAGGCACGAGATGA
- the LOC106365913 gene encoding zinc finger protein CONSTANS-LIKE 4, with amino-acid sequence MASKLCDSCKSATAALYCRPDAAFLCLSCDSKVHAANKLASRHARVWMCEVCEQAPAHVTCKADAAALCVTCDRDIHSANPLARRHERVPVTPFYDSVSGADGSGKHTAVNFLNECYFTDLDGNVSREEEEEEAASWLLPNPKTTAPAVPGDSPEMNTGQGFMFPDLDLDYGTVDPKLESREQNSSGTDGVVPVETRRVGVPTVNENCYELDFTGFKGFTTYGHNCISHSVSSSSLEVGVVPDGGSVADVWYPYGGPATSGTDPGTQRAVPLTSAEREARVMRYREKRKNRKFEKTIRYASRKAYAEMRPRIKGRFAKRTDTSKSNDVVGHGGMFSGFGLVPTF; translated from the exons atggcGTCAAAGCTCTGCGACTCGTGCAAATCGGCGACGGCGGCGTTGTACTGCCGTCCAGACGCGGCGTTTCTATGTCTCAGCTGCGACTCGAAGGTCCACGCGGCGAACAAGCTAGCGTCGAGACACGCCCGCGTGTGGATGTGCGAAGTGTGCGAGCAAGCGCCAGCTCACGTCACGTGCAAGGCGGACGCGGCTGCTCTCTGCGTCACGTGCGACCGAGACATCCATTCGGCTAACCCTTTGGCTCGCCGTCACGAGCGCGTCCCCGTCACGCCTTTCTACGATTCCGTCTCCGGCGCCGACGGCTCCGGCAAGCACACAGCCGTCAACTTCCTCAACGAATGTTACTTCACCGATCTAGACGGAAATGTAAGCcgtgaggaggaggaggaggaggcggcGTCGTGGCTGCTTCCGAATCCGAAGACGACGGCGCCGGCGGTACCGGGAGATAGCCCGGAGATGAACACGGGTCAAGGGTTCATGTTCCCGGATCTGGATCTGGATTACGGGACTGTTGATCCGAAGTTGGAGTCTCGGGAGCAGAACAGCTCCGGCACCGACGGTGTGGTTCCGGTGGAGACTCGGAGGGTTGGAGTCCCGACGGTGAACGAGAACTGCTACGAGCTAGATTTCACCGGATTCAAAGGCTTTACTACGTACGGACACAACTGCATCAGCCACAGC GTATCATCATCGTCGTTGGAAGTGGGAGTGGTGCCAGATGGCGGCTCTGTGGCCGACGTTTGGTACCCTTACGGTGGTCCTGCAACCAGTGGAACCGATCCCGGAACTCAGCGAGCTGTTCCACTAACGTCAGCGGAGAGAGAGGCGAGAGTGATGAGGTAcagagagaagaggaagaacaggAAGTTTGAGAAGACGATAAGGTATGCTTCGAGGAAAGCTTATGCGGAGATGAGGCCAAGGATCAAGGGACGGTTTGCTAAGAGGACGGATACGAGTAAGAGCAATGACGTTGTTGGTCATGGCGGTATGTTTAGCGGGTTTGGACTTGTACCTACATTTTAG
- the LOC106365997 gene encoding protein OXIDATIVE STRESS 3 LIKE 2 isoform X1 produces MEVMAGGPTFSIEDSEYGSDLTATMRDKASSSSSSFDTVNDDGGGLSRVGSGIWSGQTADYSSESSSIGTPGDSEEEEEESDDDDDSSKELGLRGLASMSSLEDSLPNKRGLSNHYKGKSKSFGNLGEIGSVKEVPKQENPLNKRRRLQICNKLARRSFYSWQNPKSMPLLPVNEDEDDDEDDDDEEEGDDGDLSDEERVVIARNSSFKNRAFKSRSCFALSDLQEEEDE; encoded by the exons ATGGAGGTGATGGCGGGAGGACCAACGTTCTCAATCGAAGACTCGGAATACGGAAGCGATCTGACGGCAACGATGAGAGACAAggcttcctcctcctcttcctcttttgATACGGTGAACGATGACGGAGGCGGTTTGAGTCGTGTCGGAAGCGGAATCTGGTCGGGACAGACGGCGGATTATTCGTCGGAAAGTTCATCGATCGGAACTCCGGGAGACAgtgaggaggaagaggaagaaagcgacgacgacgacgattcATCTAAAGAACTAGGGCTTCGAGGATTGGCTTCAATGAGCTCTCTCGAAGATTCCCTCCCCAACAA aagAGGGCTATCGAATCACTACAAAGGGAAATCAAAATCGTTTGGGAATTTAGGAGAGATAGGGAGTGTGAAAGAAGTACCGAAGCAAGAGAATCCGTTGAACAAAAGAAGAAGGTTACAGATCTGCAACAAGTTGGCAAGAAGATCGTTCTACTCATggcaaaaccctaaatctatgCCTCTTTTGCCTGTAaacgaagatgaagatgatgatgaagatgatgatgatgaagaggaagGAGACGATGGAGATCTGAGCGATGAAGAGCGAGTTGTTATTGCAAGGAACTCATCGTTCAAGAACAGAGCATTCAAGTCTAGGAGTTGTTTTGCTCTATCAGATCtgcaggaagaagaagatgagtga
- the LOC106365997 gene encoding chromosomal protein D1 isoform X2 has translation MEVMAGGPTFSIEDSEYGSDLTATMRDKASSSSSSFDTVNDDGGGLSRVGSGIWSGQTADYSSESSSIGTPGDSEEEEEESDDDDDSSKELGLRGLASMSSLEDSLPNKGLSNHYKGKSKSFGNLGEIGSVKEVPKQENPLNKRRRLQICNKLARRSFYSWQNPKSMPLLPVNEDEDDDEDDDDEEEGDDGDLSDEERVVIARNSSFKNRAFKSRSCFALSDLQEEEDE, from the exons ATGGAGGTGATGGCGGGAGGACCAACGTTCTCAATCGAAGACTCGGAATACGGAAGCGATCTGACGGCAACGATGAGAGACAAggcttcctcctcctcttcctcttttgATACGGTGAACGATGACGGAGGCGGTTTGAGTCGTGTCGGAAGCGGAATCTGGTCGGGACAGACGGCGGATTATTCGTCGGAAAGTTCATCGATCGGAACTCCGGGAGACAgtgaggaggaagaggaagaaagcgacgacgacgacgattcATCTAAAGAACTAGGGCTTCGAGGATTGGCTTCAATGAGCTCTCTCGAAGATTCCCTCCCCAACAA AGGGCTATCGAATCACTACAAAGGGAAATCAAAATCGTTTGGGAATTTAGGAGAGATAGGGAGTGTGAAAGAAGTACCGAAGCAAGAGAATCCGTTGAACAAAAGAAGAAGGTTACAGATCTGCAACAAGTTGGCAAGAAGATCGTTCTACTCATggcaaaaccctaaatctatgCCTCTTTTGCCTGTAaacgaagatgaagatgatgatgaagatgatgatgatgaagaggaagGAGACGATGGAGATCTGAGCGATGAAGAGCGAGTTGTTATTGCAAGGAACTCATCGTTCAAGAACAGAGCATTCAAGTCTAGGAGTTGTTTTGCTCTATCAGATCtgcaggaagaagaagatgagtga